A genomic segment from Amia ocellicauda isolate fAmiCal2 chromosome 13, fAmiCal2.hap1, whole genome shotgun sequence encodes:
- the LOC136766919 gene encoding excitatory amino acid transporter 3, producing the protein MGKRAEQRCDFKSFLKKNWLLLSTVAAVVLGIGLGVLVREYGSLSQLDKYYFGFPGEILMRMLKLIILPLIISSMITGVAALDSEVSGRIGLRAVVYYFSTTLIAVILGIVLVMTIQPGVSQSAEDIDRTGSTPEVTTVDAMLDLLRNMFPENLVQACFQQYKTRRSEIKPPSRPEGNSTTAATVTAIMTTAAPENVTKDYKIVGLYSDGINVLGLIVFCLVFGLVIGQMGERGRILVEFFDALNEATMKIVQVIMCYMPIGIMFLIAGKIIEVDDWDIFRKLGLYMVTVLSGLAIHAIVCLPLLYFIFVRKNPFTFALGMAQALVTALMISSSSATLPVTFRCAEENNQIDKRITRFVLPVGATINMDGTALYEAVAAIFIAQLNNYALDIGQIVTISITATAASIGAAGVPQAGLVTMVIVLTAVGLPANDVTLIIAVDWLLDRFRTMINVLGDAFGAGIVQKLSKKELERMDLTSDVDVVNPFALETTMDEDECEKKSYVNGGFTVDKSDSISYTQTSQF; encoded by the exons GTATCGGGCTGGGCGTTCTGGTGCGCGAGTATGGCTCCCTCTCTCAGCTGGACAAGTACTACTTTGGCTTTCCCGGGGAGATCCTGATGCGCATGCTCAAACTCATCATCCTGCCCCTCATCATCTCGAGCATGATCACAG GTGTGGCGGCGCTGGACTCGGAGGTGTCTGGCAGGATCGGCCTGCGTGCCGTCGTGTATTATTTCTCCACCACACTCATCGCTGTCATCCTGG GCATCGTGCTGGTGATGACCATACAGCCCGGCGTGTCCCAGAGCGCCGAGGACATCGACAGGACTGGCTCCACCCCCGAAGTCACCACCGTGGATGCCATGCTGGACCTCCTCAG GAACATGTTTCCAGAGAATCTGGTTCAGGCTTGCTTCCAGCAG TACAAGACCAGGCGCTCGGAGATAAAGCCGCCCAGCAGACCTGAGGGGAACAGCACCACCGCTGCCACTGTGACCGCCATCATGACAACCGCAGCGCCGGAG AACGTGACCAAGGACTACAAGATTGTGGGCCTGTACTCGGATGGCATCAACGTGCTGGGCCTCATCGTGTTCTGCCTGGTCTTCGGGCTGGTCATCGGCCAGATGGGCGAGAGGGGACGCATCCTGGTGGAGTTCTTCGACGCGCTGAACGAAGCCACAATGAAGATCGTGCAGGTCATCATGTG ttaCATGCCCATCGGGATCATGTTCCTCATCGCTGGCAAGATCATCGAAGTGGACGACTGGGACATCTTCCGCAAGCTGGGGCTCTACATGGTGACCGTGCTGAGCGG ACTGGCCATTCACGCGATCGTCTGCCTGCCGTTGCTGTACTTCATCTTTGTGAGGAAGAACCCGTTCACGTTCGCGCTGGGGATGGCCCAGGCGCTGGTCACCGCTCTGATGATCTCCTCCAG CTCAGCCACCCTGCCTGTGACCTTCCGCTGTGCAGAGGAGAACAACCAGATTGACAAGAGGATCACGCGCTTCGTGCTGCCTGTTGGCGCCACCATCAACATGGACGGCACCGCCCTCTACGAGGCGGTGGCGGCCATCTTTATTGCACAGCTGAACAACTATGCCCTGGACATTGGCCAGATCGTGACCATCAG CATTACCGCCACGGCGGCCAGCATCGGAGCGGCGGGGGTCCCGCAGGCCGGCCTGGTCACCATGGTCATCGTCCTAACGGCGGTGGGCCTGCCAGCGAATGATGTCACTCTTATCATCGCCGTGGATTGGCTGCT AGATCGCTTCCGCACCATGATCAACGTGCTGGGAGACGCCTTCGGGGCCGGCATCGTGCAGAAGCTCTCCAAGAAGGAGCTGGAGCGCATGGACCTGACGTCTGACGTGGACGTGGTCAACCCCTTCGCCCTGGAGACCACGATGGACGAGGACGAGTGCGAGAAAAAGTCCTACGTCAACGGGGGCTTCACTGTGGATAAGAGCGACTCCATCTCCTACACGCAGACCTCCCAGTTTTAG